TGTAGTTTTTCCGGCAGTTGCAGGCGGCTCACTTCCGCTGGGAGCAGACGGGGAGATTACAGAAGAGATGGTATCAGATGCGGTATGCGGCTATATGCTTGGCAATAACGACCTGACACTTGACGAAGTCTCGGACGCAGCGTATGTCTATAAAGTCTGGAATGGTAAACCGCATACCGTAACTGACATGGACGGACGTACCATGACATTTTACCGCCCGATAGAACGGATAATCACCACAAATCCTGATAATTCACGTCTTGTGATCGCTTACGGCAACGGCGATCTCCTTGTCGGATCAGACGAGTGCACAGTTGGTTCACGCTGTGTATGTCCGATGACCACCGGAGATGAGATCTACTATGAGGAATGCTGGGAGAGCTGCACAGACGGCGGACTTAACAATGTCCCGCAGACGAGCACAAGATATGAAGTCAATTATGAACTTATGACCTCACTTCAGCCCGACATCATCTTTGAAGCTGAGTTCTGGAAAGACCGTGCGGAAGACATGGCAGAGAAGACAGGTGCTCCGGTCTTTGTTTCCGGATGCGACTTTGAGTACAGCACAATGAAAAACCACTTTGTATCAGTAGGAGATGCTCTTTCAAAGGAGAAGGAAGCAGGAGAACTCGTCTCCTTTATGGATAAAAAGATCAATATGATAACATCCATAACAGACAATATCCCCGAAGATGAAAAGCCGACCGTTTACTTCGCTCCAAGAGGCGCAAAGAAGGGATTTTATGACGCAAAAGAGGGCAGGGACTTTACAAGAACAGTAAACACCTATGATGCCCTCACTATGGCAGGCGGAATCAATGTAGCAGAGGAATGTGCAGACGGTGATGTAAATGTGGCAATTGAACAGATAATCGCCT
The sequence above is a segment of the Methanoplanus limicola DSM 2279 genome. Coding sequences within it:
- a CDS encoding ABC transporter substrate-binding protein, whose protein sequence is MKTSVKFLITALTMTFFVVFPAVAGGSLPLGADGEITEEMVSDAVCGYMLGNNDLTLDEVSDAAYVYKVWNGKPHTVTDMDGRTMTFYRPIERIITTNPDNSRLVIAYGNGDLLVGSDECTVGSRCVCPMTTGDEIYYEECWESCTDGGLNNVPQTSTRYEVNYELMTSLQPDIIFEAEFWKDRAEDMAEKTGAPVFVSGCDFEYSTMKNHFVSVGDALSKEKEAGELVSFMDKKINMITSITDNIPEDEKPTVYFAPRGAKKGFYDAKEGRDFTRTVNTYDALTMAGGINVAEECADGDVNVAIEQIIAWDPDVILVACSDPEDAGLQFIIDSPELQSIKAIKEGKVYNVFYPNCRGRPTDINLINLIYIAKILYPDRFADIDIEAEGNEIEKAFLGTDGVYTAYSEYLKFPVEQEI